The window ATATAGGAGGAAATAGAAAAACTTAAATATAAACACTCAGTGTTACTGGCATCAATTTAGCCTGCTGTAGCGGGCTATCCcgaccattaaaggcccgctccagcattaaaagcccaagtgggcctttaatggccggtataaccCAGCTACGGCCTATGAGGCTAATaatgagggcagaatgttctaattagtaaaacaaagacCTCGGAAGCCAGAGCAccaaagcctatgttttccagctcttgctgtgaatgttcTACAGCTAACAGTGCGCACAGGACCAATGGCTGTGAAAGGGGGCTGAAGTCAGCCCCTGGTTCTCCCATGGCTCAGATAAACTGTTTTATCTTGTTCAGCCTGGCCAGGGAGATCCAGGAGCTGAGCAGCATTCGCGCTCCCTCCTGCCAAGGCTCAGGTGAGTCTGTGAGCTATGATGGGTGGGGGAGGCTCCGGAGCACCACAGCCTCCGCCTTTCGCTCTCCCTTGCCCACGCCATATACTTGGAGAAACAGGGAAAAGAGAAAAACAGAGGCTGTGGACTTGAACATTGAAAGGTTGAGGGCAGCGGGCCTTTATCAGTTTATACAGCCTGCCGCTGCTTCATTCtcttcaatggagctaccaacattcccatGTTCTCATAATGTGGTTCCAAAATCCCTACTTTCTGTAAATTCTGGAAGCGGAAGTCACAGGACCACAACAATAGCTATAGAGACACAATTTGTATTTCTTTCTCCTGTGCAGTCCAATCTGAACAGTGGCATGGCAACGTCGCCATGGGCCGGGGTGCCAACAAAGAAAATGCCCCACCACCCATCTATTGCATGAGTTGTAAAATACAGTTACAATTCGGGTTCAGTGGGCCTCTATGAAACAGGGCacatggtgccactgtacctgctgcactacaGATAGCTAACCCCATCGGGCTCTATATAAAGACTGGGCCCTTCTTTTTGCAAAGGTCATTTTGTAGGTCTAAAGCAGGAGTCTCCAACGTTTTCTGTACTAAGAGCTACATATGTTCAACAAAAGTCATCCTGAGTGACTAACAAATGGGGTTGTTGTTGTAATAGTCACCACGTCGGACAAGGAAACATTAGTGGACGCCTTCTACAAGATTGCCAGTATCAGGGACCTCAGTGCATCAGAAACATTGAAAAAATGCTTCTCGTGGGTGACACATAACAGACCCAGCTGCAGTGCCCGTATCACCAATGCAGACACGCTTGCGGCATTACGCAAGGGTGccggcgttggcgctggcagcgCACAGTGCGCCAGTGCAAGGAGGGAGCAGAGGTGCACCATTTCTTAGCAGAGATGGGACATTTCTCCTCTGTTTCACACAACGTAGCACAGCAAATTGCCTTGCTTCATTACCCTGCGTCAAACAtgagtaaatctgccccttggtactGTACTAGAGAGGACAGTACTAAGCCAGCCAACAAAATACATTGATTTACTTCATTAATGTAATCTGCACCAGAGGATTCTCTGCCAAAGGAATTACCGCTGTGTTGTAGCATGGTAATGGTAATTCCTATTGCGAAGAATCAATATACTTGAAAGGGAAATCACTTTACCATTGCTCTTATGAGGATTTTGCAGTACCATTAAGAGCTAAATCAGACCCAAATTCTGCATCTGATGACAAGCTACTGTACATTCCTTGCCATGTTCTATAATTTGGTCAGTCTATCTGCTGGACTTCCTTCTACTTTCTTCTCTGTGGATGGCTGATAAGATGAAGAGGCCACTCTGTGGCCCCTGAAACTCAGGGACGTTGATGGCCCCCTTTTTTTCAGATAGAGACCCATGCCACAGAGCAGAACGAGGGGAACCAGTATGGCTACCAAGAGATAGCTAGGACTAACTGGGTGAGGACAGAGCCCCATCTGATTACTGTCCACTCTTGCGAGGTGGACTCCACTCATGCGGTGTGGCACACACTCCACTTCGGCCAGATCAAGCACATTCACTTTTGCTGCCTGAAGGCGCTCcagccaggcaagatggcagcatTTGAGGGGGTTGCCACTAATAAACAGGGACACCAATGTGCCAGACAAGCTTTCTGCCAACTGGTACTGGAACAATTCCAGGCGGTTGTTACGCACGTTCAGCCATTCAAGAGGTGAACACTCAAGGCTGGGTGGCAACAGGTCCATCTGGTTGGCCGACAAGTCCAACACATGCAGTGTCTTGAGGCAGGGGATCCCTATGTCACTGGAGTGTAACTGGTTTCCCCTAAGGGAGAGTGTCTGTAGGGAAAGTTCCAACCCACTAAGTGAGTCCCTGTTCAAGACCAGCCCTTCATTTTCAGAGAAGTCCAATGAGATCAGAGTGGTTTGGTTGAACGTGGTAGGAGGCACTACGCTCATTCCATTGGCACGTAAACTCAGGTGCTTAAGGCTGGATAGGCCAGACAAGGATGTACAGCTGGGATCCTCCCTTTTTGCGTTTCTGTCCACACAAAGCATAATACTGTTCTGAGAAAGATCCATGATCTCAAGTTTTGGAGTAACCTCAAAGAGCCAGCGTGGTACTACTTGTATGTCATTACCTTGGAGATTCAGGTTTCTCAAGGACTCAAGTTTTAGCATATACCACGCCAGCTGCCTGACATCCCCCCGTAGTGATGGCGTGCTGCCAGTCGTGGAGTCGGGGGTGAGATCCTGAAGGCAATTCATAGCCATGTTCAGAATTTGGAGCCTGTTCAAATTACGAAGAAAATGAATCGGGAAGGAAGTCAGCCTGTTCCAGCTGAGGTCTAAGTGCTTTAGTGATGCTAACGCAGTTCTTCTGAGCATGATATAGGACAAGTCATGCCATGAGGTGTCATCGTACCACAGTGCAGTGTCAGAGAGCTCCTCTTCGTCTGCTGGGTTGGGCTCCAGAGCACCCATGCGGTTGCCAGATAAGTTGAGGTGTTGAATGCTGTGTGCTATGGGCAGTGCTGGAAAGCTGCGCAGGCGGTTGTGGCTCAGGTCCAGCACCCGGAGCTCATGGTGTTCTTCAGTCTCACCGGCAACAAAGATCTCCAGCGCATTGGAGCTCAGATTGAGAATCCGCAGCTGTGGGAGACTGAAGCGGGcaatgcagcggaggtggttcttAGCGAGGATCAGCTCATGCAGTTCCACCAAGCTCTCGAAGGTCCCCGCATCTATCTCCAGAACAAAGCTGCTGGTGAGGTTGATGATCCTCAGATGTGGCGCTCCACGGAACAGCTCAAAAGACAGCTTTGGCATCTTGTTCCAGGAGAGGTTAAGCTCTTCTAAAGATGTTGTGTTGGCCAAGTAGGAGGCTGCCATCTCACTGTCCAGGTTGTTTGCTGAGAGGTCCAAAGTTTTCAAGCTGTGCAGTGACCTGAATGCTATGCTGTTCGATAGATGCTCCCTGTCGAGGAAGTTTGACGCCAGGTTGAGGGACTGGAGCTGTGGTGCTGCTCGAAAGGCCTCTGCCTCTATGGTGATCAAGCTGTTGTAGCTGAGAGTCAGGTGCTCCAATGCATGCAGAGTTCCCATGGCCTTGGCACTTAGGGTCCTTACAAAGTTTTGGGAGATGTCAAGAGTCTTCACATCAGTCCACAGGTCATGGGGTAGGTAGTGCAGGTTCTGACCACGGCAGATCACTTTAGTCCTGGTCTGCAAAGAAATGAAGACAAAGAAGAGATAAAGTTCACAGTCCCTGCACCACAGTGAATAAATTAGGCATATGCACCTGCTCACTTTCAGATACATGCTCTTCATGTTAATGGGAATTCCCAAGTAGATGGTTGCATAACCCAACGCATACACACCAGTGCCTATGTGTGACGCTTGCATGCTGCCTGTGTGATACTTTGCATAACTCTTTATTGCAATAGGTTGGACATCAAAAGTGGTGCAATTCTGAGATCTCCCCTGGAGCTGTTATCTTTGCATTCAGGTACCTGTAGTTCTGTTGTTGAATGAGAAATCTCACAACTGCCAGAATTCATTGACTGCATGTCCTACTCACACCTTGCATGGGACAACAGGACAAGGTATCTCTGAGCTTGTTCTCTGTAAGGTCACAAACTACTTCCCTGCATCCTTCTGTGTGGCCTAGGTACCAAATTCAttagaaagcagtgaggagggaacGCTTTGAAGCAAAGCCACTGCCTGAGGTTTTATTTCAACCTACCTTAAGTGTTCCAGGGCATGTGTCAACAGCTCGTGCACTCCGTTTTTCATCTGACACTGTATGGTTTGTTTAGTGTTTCCCATCAGACATATTTAACTGAACAACAATGCAAAGCATACAAGCAAGACCTGATAGTCTAATTCCACTGCACATGGGATAACTCATGACGCTCATGTGCCCCCGTGTGCAGCCTTCTCACATTATTTTACATTCAGGCATTAACTTTTCAGATGTAACCCTAAGTCTAAATCCAAAAGTATGTAATGTCTGCACGGCGGGTGATTAGGTACTCCAGCTTCTATTTGTATCCTTATGCAGACAACATCTCTCCCATCCCCTAATATGACAGCGGGCACTGCTGCTGCTTCAAACCTGGGACTCTGTTACACATAGGGCGCATTGTctctgtttgcaccaggacacacctCAGAACAGGTGCACCGAGCGCAAACAAAGAAAATGAGCCATAATAcattgaatgcgctgcccccagggaAGCCGTGAACTCGCACTaccctgggggcagcgcattcaattGGAAAACGGAGCGGCTTTGAAGCAGTGGtgcgtgtttcactgtgcaggcggcaaccctgcacttttaaggggggcTAGAGATCCCCTTGTAGGCGGGTGTCTTGAGTGACTGCACCTGTCTGCAgtgggatgtgaccccctccagaggactgccatcaAGGGGCGCACTGTCAGTgttcctcctgacagcttctttgcttcTGCGCCCGCGTCTATAATATGGTGCAGGGGtaaaggcaaagggattccctcatttgcatgaggccacgcccccatgcacgagagaacaccctctggtgatagtgcTGCCGCTgcatgtgcaccagcgctatctgtattacagaaagagaCGCAGAAGCGTTTGCAGCCCTTTatttaataccaaagtgccccgggcCACACAGTGGGCGCACCTGCCCACTGCACCCCCAGGACATTTTGTATAATAAGGGCCCTGGATGGTAAAAGTCTCAGAGTGGATGGCCCCCAAGAACCTGAAAATGGATTCCGATACATCAGGTGCTTGGCTCCTCTCCCTCCACTTTAGTTTGGGTCACCTGCTGGTGGCCTTCGCAGCAGGGTCTCTTCCCTCACAGACAACAGTGCAAGCAGATCAGGGGTCGCATTACAGAATACGGCACACTCTCATTGGTTGCGCTGGGCGCACCTTTCAATAGGTGTGCTTGGCGCAAACAAGGAGAGGGCGCCATATTATATTGAATTTGGTACCCCTCAGGGCAGCTGTGAACTTGTGCTGCCTCGGGACAGTGCATTAAAAAGAAATACGGAGCAGCTGTTTAGAACCTTCGTCGTGTTTCTCTGTGCAAGCGGTGCCCCGTCTGCACTTTTAAGGGGTATTAGAGATccgcttgcaggtgggtgcagtgagtaactgcaacctcctgcaaggggatgtctgaggAGCCCATTGGACCCCATTCACCCCCCACTAGAGGGCTGCCATCAGAAGGCGCATTTTAAGCGCAGTACCTTTGTGTGGAGCACTTACAGTCCACtgttaaaggcatgtttgcctctgccaaGAGTCAGTAATACGGCGCAAGCGTTAGAGGCTAAATGATTCCCTCCCTTGCATGAGGCCACGCCCCCATTCAAATGATTGAACGCCCTCCAAGTATagtgctatatgtgcaccagcactatctgtattacagaaggggccgcacaaacACAATACAGCCCCTGGTCTACTCTTTGAGTCTTCACTTTCCTTTAAACCTCCAATTCATAGAGTTGCTTCAACCCATGTCCATCATTTGAGGACCCTCAAAAAGATCCTTTAAATTCTCTGTATTACTGAAGGAGGGCTTGGCCTTCAAGGTACCCTATCCCCCAGGCTACACTAGATAAAGGCAACCGCGTTCACTCAAGTCTCCCTGACGTCTTCTTAAAGCCCCTACTAGTGGTTCACAATGCTgcagtctttgctcttctgtttgccccccccccgaaTGTCTCCCATGTCAGGCACACCTGGATTGGTGGGAATTTCTTTTTACACCTTGCTGTTCAGTTGAATGAGGTCCCACTTAGTGTCTGATTTTGATTTCCTACTGATCACCTTCATGTCCGCAAAGTGCTGAAAACTCACTCATTTGCCCTTCCATGGCTATGACTGAGTACCAGTGTAAGCATGCAGTTTATAATCAGGAGACATAAGATGTCAGCGGCCTTGCCATCTTTGAGCCACAGTCGCTTTATTAGATGGAACTTGCTGAAAGGGTGAAGTAAATGCCCTGTGTGTGTGCTGTGCGGAGAGATGCACCAGCCTTCCACCAGCTTCCCTCCAGAGGTTAACCACAGTCCAGCTGCCAGCATCACCACATCCTGCTTCAGAAAGGCTCCAAAGGAGGAGGCCATATCCCGGTAAGGGGACCACCTCTGTAGACATTGCATTGTCATCCTCACGCACTTCCTGTTCTCACCACAGTGTGGTATAAACTGCATCTCTATCTCCGACCAGATGTCGGAGAGCAGAGGCCCTAACCCAACACAAACTCTAGATATGGACATCCAGTCACCAAAATAGCAGAGGTAGCAGAAGCCACATCTCATAGCCTTTGACCTCCGAATGACATCACAGAATTGACACCATATCCCAACCTTAACCCCTCAAAACCCTCCCATTTGCAGCTGAGAAGTTAAGAGAACAGCAAGGAGTGGAAACCACAGGAACTAAACAAGGTGTAGCGGCCAGGTGTAGTAAGGGCAATGCCAGGAGTAGGTTAGCACCTACTATACCtggtggacactatgggggtcattccgaccctggcggtccatgaccgccagggccggggaccgcggaagcaccgccaacaggctgttggtgcttcctgggccattctgactgcggcggtaaagccgcggtcagaaaagggcaaccagcggtttcccgccggtttacccctggcccagggaatcctccagggcggcgctgcttgcagcgccgccatggggattccgacccccttcccgccatcctgtttctggcggtttttaccgccaggaacaggatggcgggaacgggtgtcgtggggcccctgggggcccctgacctgcccatgccactggcatgggcagtgcaggggccccctaacagggccccataaagattttcagtgtctgctttgcagacactgaaaatcgcgacgggtgccactgcacccgtcgcacccctacaactccgccggctccattcggagccggcttcattgttgaggggggtttcccgctgggccggcgggcggccttctggcggtcgcccgccggtccagcgggaaagccagaatggcctccgcggtcttttgaccgcggtgcggtcattcggcggttccctccaggcgggcggctcccgcctcccgccggggtcagaatgaccccctatatctctaccTATGCCTGCCTTGCTGAATGAAGGGTGCCAACTCAGTGGCTTGTTATTGGCTGGTATCTTTTGAACTGTAGCCCTAGGGTAAAGGAATGATTTACACCACATGCATACATagataggggcagatttactaacaccgACACAAAGAGAGTTTCCGTGAGGTTTACGATACATTTGGTCTGGAGTAGTGCACGGCTGATGTTTCATTAGGAAATCAACAGGAGTCTTTTCAGCGCTGATCTAATATTTCTTTATTCAAGAGGTAAGGAAGATACCCATACCCAGCTATTGCCGCACGTAGGAGCTATTAAACCCATCACAACAGGATAAGGAGGGCATGAACAGAGTTAAACCATAATACGCAACCttgtttttctttggtcctgaggAAGCCTAAATTTAACATGGCTGAAACACGTTGACCTTTATAATTTAAAGGAGTCTGTGTGGATAAAATGAACATTGGAGTGATTCATTTTCAATGCAAGGAGCGAGTAAATGACTGAAGAACCTACTCCCTGCTATTTTGGACTACTGCTAGGTGGATTATAAACTAAATAAGTAGATAAATACATACATCTTTAAAGACGTACATTGAGGGACAGTGCTAAACAAACACATCTGTTTTGCATTTTTTCCATTTGTAcattgtttaaatatgtatatagttatgTGAAACTAAACTAGAAAATGTAACATGTATCTTTCTATTGGTCattgaaaataaatgacatttaACCTGGAGGAGACCGTGATCTACTCCGGCAGACAATAACTGATAATGTCATTGTTAAAGAATACTCGAGGTTTTGATCCTTCCCATCATTCTCGAGTCGGTCTTTAACACTTGAATCAGTGAGTGAGAGAGGCAGAGTGCCATGTGCTATTCATCGAAGTCTGGAGAGAACTTGTTAGTTAAGTTTGTGAACAGAAAAATTAGGAGATTCCCAAATATCTTAGATTCCCACCAGCTGCCTCATATCGAGAGAAATACTGTGAATGCCTGGAGCATCTTCAAGGCGGACTTGAGCAAAACTTTGAAAATTTCAGATCTCTAAACTTGCTCAAGGCAGAGTACTTTGCCTGGTTTGAATGCAAAGTTCTTCCAAGTTAATGTTTGTGAACTGACACACCGATACTCAGGTTAAGAAATGTTTGCTAGTGACTGACTAGGGAGAGAGGTGTTCACAGCACATGACAATTTCACTATATAGATTGGCACTAATTCACTAAAACGTGGACTAGAGATTCAGAAGGCTGAAAGCTTAGGAGAGGCTCAAATCACATGGAATCCACTGAGGTTGGCTGGTGACTGAAGATCACCGGTGGTTGCAGCATCAAACACTAACCAGCACCTAGGCACCACTTACTGTACTACTGAGGTACATAGAATTGTCGCACATTGTTCGACATAACTCGAAGGAGGATAACAGAACGTGCTTACCTCCCCCCCACGCACTCCTCTTCCATCTGACGTCGTAATTTTAGCAGGTTTGATTGACGCACCCGTGCTCACAGGAGCTCCTCAAACCTCCAAACCTACTTCATATACCCTGCCCTGACCGAAGCAGTTCTTACAAATCTGCATGATGAAAAGCATTCTCCCCTTAGACAAACTCACCCTCAGAAATGCCTTCTATGTCAAACACGGTTTGCAAAGTCTGTTACTCCTTGGATTACTTAGATCTGCAGCCCACTGTACGTTTATTGGGGCGAAACGTTCTCTTTCTTTAAGTGCACCTCTTCACGTCCCATTACTAGGGCAGTCGCGAGAGGAGGGATCAGGGCGCGTAATCCCCAGACCATACTCTTGGTTGAAACCTTGTGCTCCTGCTGCAAAAATAATGTATTTGCTTGAAAGCAAACCTGCCTGTTTTTTAAGGAGGAGGCTACTAATCAAGGCCACACCACTGGATGTCACAGATGCAAGCACTGATGCTTTCTATTTTCCCTGGAGGATGCTTTGTTCGTAATACTTGGAAGGACGTTGACATGGGCCATGC of the Pleurodeles waltl isolate 20211129_DDA chromosome 2_1, aPleWal1.hap1.20221129, whole genome shotgun sequence genome contains:
- the LOC138261187 gene encoding transforming growth factor beta activator LRRC32-like gives rise to the protein MRLLPATLGQPPPRLLLSWLQCLLLGGSAGIYLQPSTEPGAACQQTRTKVICRGQNLHYLPHDLWTDVKTLDISQNFVRTLSAKAMGTLHALEHLTLSYNSLITIEAEAFRAAPQLQSLNLASNFLDREHLSNSIAFRSLHSLKTLDLSANNLDSEMAASYLANTTSLEELNLSWNKMPKLSFELFRGAPHLRIINLTSSFVLEIDAGTFESLVELHELILAKNHLRCIARFSLPQLRILNLSSNALEIFVAGETEEHHELRVLDLSHNRLRSFPALPIAHSIQHLNLSGNRMGALEPNPADEEELSDTALWYDDTSWHDLSYIMLRRTALASLKHLDLSWNRLTSFPIHFLRNLNRLQILNMAMNCLQDLTPDSTTGSTPSLRGDVRQLAWYMLKLESLRNLNLQGNDIQVVPRWLFEVTPKLEIMDLSQNSIMLCVDRNAKREDPSCTSLSGLSSLKHLSLRANGMSVVPPTTFNQTTLISLDFSENEGLVLNRDSLSGLELSLQTLSLRGNQLHSSDIGIPCLKTLHVLDLSANQMDLLPPSLECSPLEWLNVRNNRLELFQYQLAESLSGTLVSLFISGNPLKCCHLAWLERLQAAKVNVLDLAEVECVPHRMSGVHLARVDSNQMGLCPHPVSPSYLLVAILVPLVLLCGMGLYLKKRGPSTSLSFRGHRVASSSYQPSTEKKVEGSPADRLTKL